The genomic DNA GCCGGGGGGCAAGGCCGGCAAGGCCTTCGCGAAATTCTTCGGCAAGGATCCCGCCAAAATGGTCGATGAGGATCTGCGCCGTTTCAAATCCCTGATCGAATCGGGCGAGCCCGTTCTCGATCGGAATGCGCGGGGTTGATATGGTCTCGCCCGCTTCCCTGGAAACCGATTCGGTGAAAGATAGCGTCCGTTTTTACGGGTCCCTGGGTTCCCAGTCCATATCCGATCGCCTCGCCGCTTTGGAGGACGAACCCGAGCTCGAGACCGTGGCCACCCTAGGGCTGGCCGGAGCCGGCGTACTGGCCTTGATCTTCGGGATGCTGGGCTCGCGCCTATGGCGGCTATTGGCCTGGATGGTCCTTCCCCTCATCTTCGCGCATGCCCGAGGGCGCTTGGCCGCCCCCGGACAGTTCCTGAAAACGCTGGGCCTGCGCTCGCGTAAGGAGATCGAAGAGGAGAAGTACGCCCTGAAGGCCCTGCGGGGGGATTTCCGGGACATGGGCGAATCCCAACCCGAAGGAATGCCCGATCCCGCGTCCGCCTTGGACGCGGTCCGTTCCTGATCAAGAATCGAGGAGCTCGGTTGGCCGGTCCTTAGGGGCCGGCCATCGCCGTTTCCACGGCCGCGGGAACGGGAAACAGGAAGGGCCGGAAGCGCGAGAGGGCTTTGGCGGCTTGCGTCGCGAAATGCGCCAACACGTCTTGGTCTTCCTCCGCGAACGCCTTGGGGCCGGCGGGATCCTGGGAGCGTTTGTCGTAAAGCGAAAGCGTGCCGACCACCTCGCCTCCGATGCTGAGGGGCGCCGCCAAGGCGGATTCCGCCGCGTGGATGTCCGTCCCGAACCGGGAATCGGAAAGCTTATCGATCCGCACTGAAGCCGCGGAGGAAGCGGCCTCGCCCGAGAGCTTCCGGTCCACGGCCAGGATGTCCTTCATCCAAACAGGATCGCGTTGGCTCAAGGTTTCCGCGACTTCCGGCTCGGCTCCGGAGCCGTGCCGCAAACGCAGCACGCAGGAATCGGCATCCACCAGCAAGCGAACGTTGGCCAGGATCATCCGCGAGAGTTCGGGAAGATCGGCGGCCCGGGCCGCATCCGCGGTGAACTGGGAAATTGCCGAATACTTGAGGGACTGGACCTTGATGGATTCGAGTTCCAGATGCTTGGCGGCTTCGCGGGAGAGCATGTCCCCGATGCGCTTGAGCAGGAGCATCTCGTCCTTGAAATGGTTCCGTTCCGAATGCAGGTAAAGGAACAACGCGCCGGCCAATTCCGTTCCCGTGCGGATGGGTTGCAACAGGTACCACTTCTTGGCCCGCGGCTCCTTTCCCGCGGAGTTGACGCAAAACCCGTGGGGGGTCTTGAGCAGCCGCTGCGCGAAGATGTCGTCCAGGAGCATCGGCCGTTCCTTGAGGAGGATTCCGCTCATGGAGCTGGATGCCTTGGCCATGAAGGTGCGCTCGGTGGCGTTGAATTGATAGTAGGTGCAGGCCTTGGCCCCGAAGGTATTGGCCATTTTCATGAGCAATAGGTTCAAGCGCTCTTCGAATCGATAGCGCATGCCCAATATGTCGCGCACGCTATTGAGCAGTCCTTGCCCTTGTCCCTGCCCGGCCCCCGCTTCTCCTTCGCGTCCGTAGCGCACCGTCTCTGCCGCGACGCGCGCCAACTCTTCCAGCGCTTCGACGTCCGTTTTAACGAAGACGCGGGCCTTGTTGCGGCTGGCCAGATTGATAACCCCCAACACTTCCCCTTCGCAGCACAGGGGGCAGCAAATCGCGGAAACGAGTTCGGGCCTCTGGTATTCCGCCGCGAAAGCCTGTTGGTCCACGGCCCCGTTGATGATCACGGCTTCGCGATGCCTGACAACGAAGCCGGAGATGCCTTGTCCGACCCGTTGTATCGAAGAGACGACGACGCTTTCTTCCAGGCCGCAAGCGGCTTCGATGGTCAACTGGCGGCGGGAAGGATCGAGAAGCATCAGGGATCCGCTGTCCGCCCGCGAGGTCTTGACCGCCGCGTTCAGGATGGCCTGCAACATGGCCCGTCGATCCTTGTTGGGGCCCGCGGCGCCGCGGATCTCGTCTAAGGCCCGGGCGGCCGTGTCCCGGGATTCGGAATGGCCGTCCCGTACGGCGCAGATCAATAGGCGCGCCCCCAGACCGCTGATCACGTCCACTTTCTTAAGCGGCAGCTTACGCAAGCGCGCCGCGATGGATGGATTCCGGGTGGTATCGATGATCACTTCGAGATGCGGATAGGTCGTGAGTCGGCTCAGATCCTCGAAATCGGGATTGAGCACCTTGACCACTTGGATGCCTTGCGCGTCCAGCAAGTTCGGCAACAGCTCCGCGGTCGCGCGGTTCAAGCCGACCAATGCGATCTGGCGCGCCCCTGCGGCCCGCTCGGGGATTTCCTGGTGGGGAACCGGGGTGAAGTCCGGGGTATCTGGCATATTCCCAATCGTTTTACCCAGAGGTCGGCATGCGGAATTCGCCTATCGGGCAATCGTATCCATTGTACGCTCGGGAATCGGCATGCGGCAAGGGAACCGATGCCCTATTCACGCGTGCTCCCGTCCGGCAGGCATACCCAAGAATTCCAAATTCCCAAGTAAACCCAAAAGCGGGTAATCCTCGGCTACGAAGCGGCGGGCCAGCCGGATAGGGGTAACTTGCACGAGACCTCCGTCCCGGCGCCTGCGCGTTGCGGCAATCGGCCCCCGTCCCTTACAATCCGGGGATGCGCGCCTTGAGTTTGCTGCCCGGCCCGGCCAGTCGCCTGCGTTTGCGGCGCCGCGTTCCCGCGGACGAACGGCCGCCGATCGCCTATGGCATCGGGCTCGTGTCGGTCGCCCTCGCCATCGTCTTTTTGCCCTTGGGCTATGCGGCCCTTTGTTTCGGGACCCTTTGGATCCTGGGATGGCATGCCGTAAGCCACCAGGGCTGGCTGATCGGTCCCGAGTCCGCCTTCTTGCCGGGATTGGCGTACGCGTTAGGCTTGCTCATGATCGCGGGCATCGCCTTGTTCCTCATCCGCCCTCTCGTCAGCGGGCATCGGCGCTCCCGCCCCGATTTGGTGCTTCGCCCGGAGCAGGAACCGAGATTGCATGCCTTCGTCCAGCAGATTTGCAATTCCCTCGGTTCGCCGACCCCCGTGCGCATCCAGGTGAGCATGGACGTGAACGCGTGCGCCCGCCTGGCCCCGGGCCGGGAGAATTTTTGGAACGGCGGTTTGGAGTTGGTGTTGGGGCTTCCGTTGGTACGCGGCCTGGAACTGGGCCAATTCGCCGCGGTGCTCGCCCACGAGCTCGGGCATTTCCGCCAGGGCGCAGCCATGCGCCTGGTGCACGGCATCCGCCGGGTGAACCAATGGTTCGCTCGCGCATCCGCGCACGAGGATGCCTGGGAACGCGACTTGGCGGCCCGCTCCGACCGCATTGATCCCATGCTCTATGGTTTCTATTGGTGCGGGCGCGCCTGTTCCGTCACCGCGCGTGGGATCTTGCGATCCCACGCCCGTGCCGGGCAGGCGGTCAGTTGCCTGTTGCTGCGCGAGATGGAGCATCAGGCGGATAACGCGGCCATCCGCTTGGTCGGGGGCGAAACGTTCGCGTCCATGGTGCTGGAGGCCAAGGTGATCGAAGCGGCCTGGGGATTAGCCAACCGGAGCTTAGGGCTGGCCCTGCGCGAAGGCAACCTGGCCGATGATCTTCCCGCCCTGGTGGCGGCGCATACGCGCGTGTTCATCCCCGAGGTGCGCCGCCGGATGGAACGGACCATCATGTCCGAACGCACTACCTGGTTCGATACCCATCCCAGCCTGGCCGAACGCGTTCGCCGAGCGCGTCGGGCGGCATCGCGGGGCATGTTCCACGCCGCCGGGCCCGCGCATACGCTTTTCTCCGACTTCGTCGCCCTATCACGTAAGGCCACCTTGGGCTTCTACCGTACCGATCTGGGCGAAGAGTTCAATCCCGCCCGCGTCATGGCGACCGGCGATCTGGTGTCCGGCCAAAGCGAGATCCAAGTCGGCGAAGCGGCGGTGACCGGTTATTTCCTCGGCATGCTCTCCAATCTGCGGCCGTTGTGGCTGAACGCCGCCGACATGGCCCCGGACGCGGAGGAGGGCCACCTGCCCTTGCATGGGGACGAGGACGCGGCGGCCGGCTTGTCTCCCGAATCCAGCGCGCGCTGGCGGATCCGTCTGGAAGACGCCCGGCAGCGGCTCGAGTCCGGGTTCTCCAAGGCCAGCGAAAGCTCGCGGGCCTATGCCGCCGCCGATGCGCGTATGTTGGATGCCGTCCAGGCCTTGGCGCTCATGCGGGCGAATTTCTGGATCGAGCCGGGCGATTTCCAGTTGCGCGAAGGCGGGGCCGCCCAAGCCGGCGCGGTTTTCCGCGAATCCGAAGCCGAGCAGCGCGCCTTGGCCATCGGAATGGTCGGGTTCGAAGACGCTATGCGCCGCCGCCTGGCCGCGGCCTTACGATTGTTGGACGACGTCGAGGTGCGGAAGCGTTTGCTGGACGCGAGGTCCTGCTCGCGCGAGGCTTCGCGGCTCTTACCGGTATTGGCGGCCCTCGGCCGGGTGCAAGCGCGCCTGGAATCCCTGCGACGCTCTTTTCATGGGATGGGAATCTTGCTCGAGAACCTGGAAGGCAACGAGAGCGCGCCGGAAGTGGATGCCCAGCTTAAGACCTACGCTCTCGCCATCCGCCTGGAATTGGAGGCGATCGGGAAGGGGCTGCGGGGGGTGGAATACCCGTTCGGGTCTTCGCCATCGGATTTGGCCGACTACGCCTTGGACGAACTCCCCTCGGAGAAGAATTACGCCGGCCACTATGCCATTGCCGAAGAAGCCTTAGGGCGATCATACGCATTGTACTTCCGCATCTTCGGAAGGCTGGCCCTATCGGCGGGCCGGGTGGAAGGCGTCTTGGGGTTAGGACCCTTGCGGGTCGACGGGTAGAATCGCTACCGTACGTTTGCGCTGCCTTATTTCCAAGATCCTTTGCGTAATAGGATCGAAACCAATAGCCAGAATCCCACGAAGGCGGCGCTTAGGAAGCCGGCGACGCCGATCAGGGGCACGCCATACCACTTAGGCGGAATGCCCGAAAGCACGACGAGGGACGAACCGATGATGAGCGAGGCCAGGACCAAGGCGAAAACCATCCGGGTCATCATGCGTTCATGCGTCTTGAGGATGGGCTCCAGACCTTGATGTTGGAATTCGATGCGCAGCTTGCCGCGCTTGATGAGCCCCAGGATATCCCGGGCTTGCGCTGGGAATTCCTTCAGCATCGGCGTCAAATCCAAGGCGCCGTAATAGAGGTCCTTGGCCAAGCGATCGGGCC from Fibrobacterota bacterium includes the following:
- a CDS encoding GAF domain-containing protein; translated protein: MPDTPDFTPVPHQEIPERAAGARQIALVGLNRATAELLPNLLDAQGIQVVKVLNPDFEDLSRLTTYPHLEVIIDTTRNPSIAARLRKLPLKKVDVISGLGARLLICAVRDGHSESRDTAARALDEIRGAAGPNKDRRAMLQAILNAAVKTSRADSGSLMLLDPSRRQLTIEAACGLEESVVVSSIQRVGQGISGFVVRHREAVIINGAVDQQAFAAEYQRPELVSAICCPLCCEGEVLGVINLASRNKARVFVKTDVEALEELARVAAETVRYGREGEAGAGQGQGQGLLNSVRDILGMRYRFEERLNLLLMKMANTFGAKACTYYQFNATERTFMAKASSSMSGILLKERPMLLDDIFAQRLLKTPHGFCVNSAGKEPRAKKWYLLQPIRTGTELAGALFLYLHSERNHFKDEMLLLKRIGDMLSREAAKHLELESIKVQSLKYSAISQFTADAARAADLPELSRMILANVRLLVDADSCVLRLRHGSGAEPEVAETLSQRDPVWMKDILAVDRKLSGEAASSAASVRIDKLSDSRFGTDIHAAESALAAPLSIGGEVVGTLSLYDKRSQDPAGPKAFAEEDQDVLAHFATQAAKALSRFRPFLFPVPAAVETAMAGP
- a CDS encoding M48 family metalloprotease, coding for MSLLPGPASRLRLRRRVPADERPPIAYGIGLVSVALAIVFLPLGYAALCFGTLWILGWHAVSHQGWLIGPESAFLPGLAYALGLLMIAGIALFLIRPLVSGHRRSRPDLVLRPEQEPRLHAFVQQICNSLGSPTPVRIQVSMDVNACARLAPGRENFWNGGLELVLGLPLVRGLELGQFAAVLAHELGHFRQGAAMRLVHGIRRVNQWFARASAHEDAWERDLAARSDRIDPMLYGFYWCGRACSVTARGILRSHARAGQAVSCLLLREMEHQADNAAIRLVGGETFASMVLEAKVIEAAWGLANRSLGLALREGNLADDLPALVAAHTRVFIPEVRRRMERTIMSERTTWFDTHPSLAERVRRARRAASRGMFHAAGPAHTLFSDFVALSRKATLGFYRTDLGEEFNPARVMATGDLVSGQSEIQVGEAAVTGYFLGMLSNLRPLWLNAADMAPDAEEGHLPLHGDEDAAAGLSPESSARWRIRLEDARQRLESGFSKASESSRAYAAADARMLDAVQALALMRANFWIEPGDFQLREGGAAQAGAVFRESEAEQRALAIGMVGFEDAMRRRLAAALRLLDDVEVRKRLLDARSCSREASRLLPVLAALGRVQARLESLRRSFHGMGILLENLEGNESAPEVDAQLKTYALAIRLELEAIGKGLRGVEYPFGSSPSDLADYALDELPSEKNYAGHYAIAEEALGRSYALYFRIFGRLALSAGRVEGVLGLGPLRVDG